One window of the Streptomyces sp. NBC_00259 genome contains the following:
- a CDS encoding trypsin-like serine peptidase: MLWNRPMLWSAVAVLTAATACAAPSHSATPHPAAEPRQRAEGPSPQTSAVPSGGLRSVGVLLDGEDHWCTASVVDSPRGNVVATAAHCVFEYGTYASGFSFAPGFHGGGKGSAPYGTWKVAAIQVDDRWRKDEDDTTDYAFLTLEPDARGRQVQDVVGAAEPDWSSKPSRRVTVVGYPNPEHNPANRPITCTTDARHDADQPARMVRIECQGFWDGTSGSPWLADYVDPGRPGRVIGVLSGGDTDTESTAVLFGARARALYDKAARVPVKSTAH; encoded by the coding sequence ATGCTCTGGAACAGGCCGATGCTGTGGTCCGCGGTCGCGGTGCTGACCGCCGCGACCGCGTGCGCGGCGCCGTCCCACTCGGCGACGCCGCACCCTGCCGCCGAACCCCGACAGCGGGCCGAGGGCCCCTCGCCGCAGACGTCGGCCGTGCCGTCCGGCGGGCTGCGCTCGGTGGGCGTGCTGCTCGACGGTGAGGACCACTGGTGCACGGCGAGCGTGGTCGACAGCCCCCGCGGCAATGTCGTCGCGACCGCCGCGCACTGTGTCTTCGAGTACGGGACGTACGCGAGCGGCTTCTCCTTCGCGCCCGGATTCCACGGCGGCGGGAAGGGATCGGCCCCGTACGGCACGTGGAAGGTCGCCGCGATCCAGGTGGACGACCGCTGGCGCAAGGACGAGGACGACACGACCGACTACGCCTTCCTGACGCTGGAGCCGGACGCCCGGGGCCGCCAGGTGCAGGACGTGGTGGGCGCGGCCGAGCCCGACTGGTCGTCGAAACCGAGCCGCCGGGTCACGGTCGTCGGCTACCCCAACCCCGAGCACAATCCGGCCAACCGGCCCATCACCTGTACCACCGACGCCCGTCACGACGCCGACCAGCCCGCGCGGATGGTGCGCATCGAATGCCAGGGCTTCTGGGACGGCACGAGCGGCAGCCCCTGGCTGGCGGACTACGTGGACCCGGGCCGGCCGGGCCGGGTGATAGGCGTCCTGAGCGGGGGCGACACGGACACGGAGTCGACGGCGGTGCTCTTCGGCGCACGTGCGCGCGCCCTGTACGACAAGGCGGCCCGCGTCCCGGTCAA
- a CDS encoding helix-turn-helix domain-containing protein, which translates to MIEGELRSLGLGAAEERAYEALLTERTGEADELARLLELSRDQLESALDRLVEQGLALPPPDCGALPRPAAPAAAIRTLIHRRQAELHLKSAELEQLRMTADRLASRLTPGPPVTAGSGIEVVTGQREIGERADVLLASAEHEVVILDRPPYVRGRVGDGSSPSPGLDIEALLDRGIVVRTVLDPEGLATQDQMRMVTALVERGLRARVAQGVPTKLIAVDRRITLLPPSDAADPTASALVVGDALLGNALVPLFETVWERATPVGGPGGSLVPAQKELLALLAAGLKDEAIARRLGVHVHTARRRISRLLETLGAETRFQAGAQATLRGWLDG; encoded by the coding sequence ATGATCGAGGGGGAATTGCGCTCCCTCGGCCTGGGGGCGGCCGAGGAGCGCGCGTACGAGGCCCTGCTGACGGAACGCACGGGCGAGGCGGACGAGTTGGCGCGGCTGCTGGAGCTGTCGCGCGATCAGTTGGAGTCGGCTCTGGACCGGCTGGTCGAGCAGGGGCTCGCGCTGCCGCCGCCCGACTGCGGGGCGCTGCCCCGCCCGGCCGCGCCGGCCGCCGCGATCCGCACGCTCATCCACCGCCGGCAGGCCGAGCTGCATCTGAAATCGGCCGAACTCGAACAGTTACGCATGACCGCCGACCGGCTCGCGAGCCGGCTGACGCCCGGCCCACCGGTCACGGCCGGAAGCGGCATCGAAGTGGTCACCGGGCAGCGGGAGATCGGCGAACGGGCGGATGTGCTGCTGGCGTCGGCGGAACACGAGGTCGTCATCCTCGACCGGCCACCGTACGTCAGGGGCCGGGTGGGGGACGGCAGTTCCCCGTCGCCCGGACTGGACATCGAGGCGCTGCTGGACCGCGGCATCGTCGTACGCACCGTCCTCGACCCCGAGGGACTGGCGACCCAGGACCAGATGCGGATGGTGACCGCGCTGGTGGAGCGCGGGCTGCGGGCCAGGGTGGCCCAGGGCGTACCGACCAAACTGATCGCCGTCGACCGGCGGATCACCCTGCTGCCGCCCAGTGACGCGGCCGATCCGACGGCCTCCGCGCTGGTGGTGGGCGACGCACTGCTCGGCAACGCGCTGGTGCCGCTCTTCGAGACCGTGTGGGAACGGGCCACCCCCGTGGGCGGCCCGGGCGGCTCGCTGGTCCCGGCGCAGAAGGAACTGCTGGCGCTGCTCGCCGCCGGGCTCAAGGACGAGGCGATAGCGCGCAGGCTCGGGGTCCATGTGCACACGGCGCGGCGGCGGATCAGCAGGCTGCTGGAGACGCTGGGCGCGGAGACCCGGTTCCAGGCGGGGGCACAGGCGACCCTCCGGGGATGGCTCGACGGCTGA
- a CDS encoding M4 family metallopeptidase, whose translation MRKPSNNHGRPASGTTRGAATAALLAAAGLLITAVPAQAATPPPAPSVEVVPGEDTATPALVEGLREAVDAKAAPADAARGHLAAKESRYRIAEPRRDLVPVQTLQHGADETVRLQQKHRGIPVLGGQYVVRMESAGGKRVVTGTSGKYFTGLTAGTEASVTKDVAVRRAVGATAARLGHAQLTKADAVRKEGEKSQKAQALSGTAGGLVVIPRGDGVLAYHVTVRGTNPATGEPVLQHVYVDARSGYPVLQYSGIKSVTPPKAAADAHPAASKAGASKAGASNAAATGRAPAAESAEHPGIRGSGQRLDGTKVGLDLYLDGTRSEYVMTDYARMADSSKNTLSTWDASDRDVSEVSGQWPAGIKVFGSAAADFGKDATDAGAVDAHWAAGQVYDYYKKQHGRNGLDGRGSTVNSLVGVTLFGGSYVNAFWDGQKMVYGSGDEEFKPLSADLDVVGHEMTHGVVENTANLVYAGQSGALNEAVADYFGNAIDVTASGQSMDDPAAGLIGEDLCRTKGPRDCALRNLDDGATTAKNFLGVTFGTDNGGVHLNSTIFSGALWDMRQDLGGELADRIVYKALSEYMTPLDGFTEGRAAVLAAAKDLGVTSKQQNVVKRSFSAHGIVPGWEDALGVDSEQLLDKLNISGTGVQAGGGWWTTSRSNDDGSEPYSVYAGRADGAGAPKLISPNDGRFHVYPATDGKTVVWAAYGATSLDILSRPVTGGPIKKLYTSSSDISGLRVENGVVVFETFGIFGDRHVAYLRPGDSRPTYADGGSFLLATALPSIAQGRIAYAKLYPGETDYKLGVEILDLKTGTKTLTEQLGDPQGLGQTGINSKHVFWLTDENAGDAGEMGVRRADLDGRGAFDISSEAKPRALIAFDLTVSEDAVTVNSQLPDTEWRNETLPKLWQLTTDGSRQERVSCNRGEQLSPAAVSGRQVVWLDGTTGFTDLVTRSRPAGLCG comes from the coding sequence GTGCGCAAGCCCAGCAACAACCATGGAAGACCGGCGTCCGGCACAACCAGGGGGGCGGCGACCGCCGCTCTCCTGGCGGCCGCGGGACTCCTGATCACCGCGGTACCGGCCCAGGCGGCGACCCCGCCGCCGGCACCGTCCGTCGAGGTCGTCCCCGGGGAGGACACCGCGACACCCGCGCTCGTGGAAGGCCTGCGCGAGGCCGTGGACGCAAAGGCCGCTCCGGCGGACGCGGCCCGCGGACACCTCGCCGCCAAGGAGAGCCGCTATCGCATCGCCGAACCGCGGCGCGATCTCGTGCCCGTCCAGACGCTGCAGCACGGCGCGGACGAAACGGTACGGCTCCAGCAGAAGCACCGCGGAATCCCGGTGCTCGGCGGCCAGTACGTCGTCCGCATGGAGAGCGCCGGCGGCAAGCGGGTCGTCACCGGCACCTCGGGCAAGTACTTCACCGGGCTGACGGCCGGCACCGAGGCGTCCGTCACCAAGGACGTCGCGGTGCGCCGCGCCGTGGGCGCCACCGCTGCCCGGCTCGGCCACGCACAGCTCACCAAGGCCGACGCCGTACGCAAGGAGGGCGAGAAGTCCCAGAAGGCGCAGGCGCTCAGCGGCACCGCGGGCGGCCTCGTCGTCATCCCGCGGGGCGACGGCGTGCTCGCGTACCACGTGACCGTGCGCGGCACGAACCCCGCGACCGGCGAACCCGTGCTCCAGCACGTGTACGTCGACGCGCGGTCGGGCTATCCGGTGCTGCAGTACAGCGGCATCAAGTCCGTCACCCCGCCGAAGGCGGCGGCGGACGCTCACCCGGCGGCGTCGAAGGCCGGCGCGTCGAAGGCCGGCGCCTCGAACGCGGCCGCGACGGGCAGGGCCCCGGCCGCGGAGTCCGCCGAGCATCCCGGCATCAGGGGCAGCGGTCAGCGTCTCGACGGAACCAAGGTCGGCCTCGACCTGTACCTCGACGGCACCCGCAGCGAGTACGTCATGACCGACTACGCGCGGATGGCCGACAGCAGCAAGAACACCCTCAGCACCTGGGACGCCTCGGACCGCGACGTGAGCGAGGTCTCGGGTCAGTGGCCCGCCGGCATCAAGGTGTTCGGCTCCGCGGCCGCCGACTTCGGCAAGGACGCCACCGACGCGGGCGCGGTCGACGCGCACTGGGCCGCGGGCCAGGTCTACGACTACTACAAGAAGCAGCACGGCAGGAACGGCCTCGACGGGCGCGGCTCCACCGTCAACTCGCTCGTCGGCGTCACCCTGTTCGGCGGCAGCTACGTCAACGCCTTCTGGGACGGCCAGAAAATGGTCTACGGATCGGGCGACGAGGAGTTCAAGCCCCTGTCCGCCGACCTCGACGTCGTCGGCCACGAGATGACCCACGGAGTCGTCGAGAACACCGCGAACCTCGTCTACGCCGGCCAGTCCGGGGCGCTGAACGAGGCCGTCGCCGACTACTTCGGCAACGCCATCGACGTCACCGCGTCCGGCCAGTCGATGGACGACCCGGCCGCGGGTCTGATCGGCGAGGACCTGTGCCGGACGAAGGGCCCGCGCGACTGCGCCTTGCGCAACCTCGACGACGGGGCGACCACCGCCAAGAACTTCCTCGGGGTGACCTTCGGCACCGACAACGGCGGCGTCCACCTCAACTCCACCATCTTCTCCGGCGCGTTGTGGGACATGCGCCAGGACCTCGGCGGGGAGCTGGCCGACCGGATCGTGTACAAGGCGCTGTCCGAGTACATGACGCCGCTCGACGGCTTCACCGAGGGCCGCGCCGCGGTGCTCGCCGCGGCGAAGGACCTCGGCGTCACCTCGAAGCAGCAGAACGTGGTGAAGCGTTCCTTCAGCGCCCACGGCATCGTGCCCGGCTGGGAGGACGCCCTCGGGGTCGACTCCGAGCAGCTCCTCGACAAGCTCAACATCAGCGGCACGGGGGTCCAGGCCGGCGGCGGCTGGTGGACCACGTCCCGGTCCAACGACGACGGCTCCGAGCCGTACTCCGTCTACGCCGGACGCGCGGACGGCGCAGGGGCGCCCAAGCTGATCAGCCCGAACGACGGACGCTTCCACGTCTACCCGGCGACGGACGGCAAGACCGTCGTGTGGGCCGCGTACGGCGCCACGAGCCTGGACATCCTGTCCCGTCCGGTCACGGGCGGCCCCATCAAGAAGCTGTACACGTCGTCCAGCGACATCTCGGGGCTGCGGGTCGAGAACGGTGTGGTCGTCTTCGAGACCTTCGGGATCTTCGGCGATCGCCATGTCGCCTATCTCCGTCCCGGCGACAGCCGGCCCACGTACGCGGACGGCGGCAGCTTCCTCCTCGCCACGGCGCTGCCCTCGATCGCCCAGGGCCGGATCGCGTACGCCAAGCTCTACCCGGGCGAGACCGACTACAAGCTGGGCGTCGAGATCCTCGATCTGAAGACGGGCACCAAGACGCTGACCGAGCAGCTCGGCGACCCGCAGGGCCTCGGCCAGACCGGCATCAACAGCAAGCACGTCTTCTGGCTGACCGACGAGAACGCCGGCGACGCCGGTGAGATGGGCGTGCGGCGGGCGGACCTCGACGGCCGTGGTGCGTTCGACATCAGCTCCGAGGCCAAGCCGCGGGCGCTGATCGCCTTCGACCTGACCGTCTCCGAGGACGCGGTCACCGTCAACAGCCAGCTGCCGGACACCGAGTGGCGCAACGAGACGCTGCCGAAGCTGTGGCAGCTGACCACGGACGGCAGCCGTCAGGAGCGGGTCTCCTGCAACCGCGGTGAGCAGTTGTCCCCGGCCGCGGTGTCCGGACGGCAGGTCGTCTGGCTCGACGGCACGACCGGCTTCACCGACCTGGTCACCCGTAGCCGCCCGGCGGGCCTCTGCGGCTGA
- a CDS encoding lysozyme, whose amino-acid sequence MLVHRSGTTGIGRTITTRWTVAGTLLAVLALLLTLPGAASAADAPARGSARMGMGVVAHDGRGGLPRDSRAVQTEGVDVSSHQGNVDWSALWNNGVKWAYVKATEGTYYENPYFAQQYNGSYNIGMIRGAYHFATPDTTTGATQADFFVNNGGGWSRDGRTLPGVLDIEWNPYGDACYGKSPSAMVTWIRDFLNRYKARTGRDAVIYTATSWWTQCTGNHSGFGATNPLWVARYNTTPGTLPAGWSYYTMWQYTSTGPIVGDHNKFNGALDRVVALANG is encoded by the coding sequence ATGCTCGTGCACAGATCCGGAACGACCGGAATCGGACGGACCATCACCACCCGCTGGACCGTGGCCGGCACCCTCCTCGCGGTCCTGGCCCTCCTCCTCACCCTCCCCGGCGCGGCGTCGGCCGCCGACGCGCCGGCCCGCGGTTCGGCCCGGATGGGCATGGGGGTCGTCGCCCACGACGGCCGGGGCGGCCTGCCGCGCGACAGCCGCGCCGTCCAGACCGAAGGCGTCGACGTCTCCAGCCACCAGGGCAACGTCGACTGGTCGGCGCTGTGGAACAACGGCGTGAAGTGGGCCTACGTCAAGGCCACCGAAGGCACGTACTACGAGAACCCGTACTTCGCGCAGCAGTACAACGGTTCGTACAACATCGGCATGATCCGCGGCGCCTACCACTTCGCGACCCCCGACACCACCACCGGCGCGACCCAGGCGGATTTCTTCGTGAACAACGGCGGCGGCTGGTCCCGCGACGGCAGGACGCTGCCGGGCGTGCTGGACATCGAGTGGAACCCGTACGGGGACGCCTGCTACGGCAAGTCGCCGTCCGCGATGGTCACCTGGATCCGTGACTTCCTGAACCGCTACAAGGCCCGTACCGGACGCGACGCCGTCATCTACACGGCCACCAGCTGGTGGACCCAGTGCACCGGCAACCACAGCGGCTTCGGTGCCACCAACCCGCTCTGGGTCGCCCGCTACAACACCACCCCGGGGACGCTTCCGGCCGGCTGGTCCTACTACACGATGTGGCAGTACACCTCGACCGGCCCGATCGTCGGCGACCACAACAAGTTCAATGGAGCGCTGGACCGCGTGGTGGCGCTCGCCAACGGCTGA
- a CDS encoding MarR family winged helix-turn-helix transcriptional regulator, with the protein MHGSGTGSEADPKGGKGVDHEFREILALERELAVFLRRARASSGEMAREVHPELEPAAYGLLVRLEESGAQRATELAAYFGVGKATMSRQLRALEELGLVVREPDPADGRASLVRLTEEGLTRFRAVRKARRDRYVRKLADWDRGEVAELARLLQQLNTADEG; encoded by the coding sequence GTGCACGGAAGCGGTACGGGGAGTGAAGCCGACCCGAAGGGAGGGAAAGGCGTGGACCACGAGTTCCGCGAGATCCTGGCCCTGGAGCGCGAGTTGGCCGTCTTCCTGCGCCGCGCACGGGCCAGCTCCGGGGAGATGGCCCGCGAGGTCCACCCCGAACTGGAACCCGCCGCGTACGGACTGCTCGTACGGCTGGAGGAGTCCGGCGCCCAGCGCGCCACCGAACTCGCCGCCTACTTCGGCGTCGGCAAGGCGACCATGAGCCGTCAGCTGCGCGCGCTGGAGGAACTCGGTCTGGTCGTCCGGGAGCCCGACCCGGCGGACGGGCGCGCCTCGCTGGTCCGGCTCACCGAGGAGGGGCTCACCCGCTTCCGGGCCGTACGCAAGGCCCGGCGCGACCGGTACGTACGCAAACTCGCCGACTGGGACCGGGGCGAGGTCGCCGAGCTGGCCCGGCTGCTGCAGCAGCTCAACACCGCGGACGAGGGGTGA
- a CDS encoding nitrate- and nitrite sensing domain-containing protein — protein MQKKRPRGKGGMSGTASGPTAPQVPPAPQVPSASPEESAVHAAAAFAGPTAPSASSAFPASVPPVVSAEARAASDPTLVPGGRPVRVRRRLVAGVAAVSLVVIAAGAPAILLASDDLTESQRLVTLAEVNRQAVTLAHSLADERDEVTAYIAAGREDQQGEKKDRREISGNGSARVDRQIDEIRGNVPADHADLGRDLAAVPSVRRTALTGKGSALEAYKAYTDIIAGLHALADDLAEKTPARAADAGRAPSALGLAVEQASATRGLLLAALSVPGPSNDGPSFDPITGLPVEDEDDAKTEAARNVLSGAAQQARVRELAALADFDQAASSEARSRLSATVTGPEVKTAEAYLGRLTDQPELSEKDRKSNREKLESALSARIEQMRGAESALASSQVERLEQLRDDDVTDLELRIALLGGCLLVTIGISAAVARSLTRPLAVLRIGAARLAATPEAGEPVRFTGRNDEFAQVVRSLNTLHGKLLDLGARAERLDAERGELTATREELAAQRAELQQRAAEVTDQLEKMRRTVSHTFVNLALRTLGLVERQLGVIEKLEEREQDPDRLATLFKLDHMATVMRRHSENLLVLAGSEHGHSHPGPVPLVDVMRAAVSEIERYERITIQSLPPHAHVAGFAADDLSHLVAELLENATSFSPPDAQVQLSGWLLESGEVMLSVQDEGIGMTADRLDDLNAKLAAPERPGDLEPGLDGEGLGLRVAGLLSRRHGIRVQLREQKQGGIAAVVVLPQALLPTGPPTATPQSAPVPGGAPALNLPGSVAEANSNALPGRRPSAGDPSTGDPSTGDPLAGDPLVAAAEDAVRAAESEQPRGVDQEAVNEAAPAEPGTTIPAPRREPEPPFGPEPVIPAARQEQEPTAEAEAGAFADEAERVFEPRPEYVFDDVSGPGPEYVSDDVPGQVSEPEDAYLSDDVPGHDAESGHDAEPESAPTPETTLQVRLPHPSPEPDAHERVADAADQSDHADMTGGDAGEAVTDKGLPKRTPKVVAPAGAPQERPRSVDAEDLRRRLGGFHQGAKDGRRDVEAEFAEATGRTESAAPTGTTEQKAQNEDSGDIVEEARS, from the coding sequence GTGCAGAAGAAGCGGCCTCGGGGCAAGGGCGGCATGAGCGGTACGGCTTCCGGGCCCACGGCACCTCAGGTGCCCCCGGCGCCCCAGGTTCCCTCGGCATCGCCCGAGGAATCCGCGGTCCATGCGGCTGCGGCCTTCGCGGGGCCCACGGCGCCTTCCGCGTCTTCCGCTTTCCCGGCCTCCGTACCTCCGGTGGTGTCGGCCGAGGCGCGTGCCGCCTCCGACCCGACGCTCGTCCCCGGCGGACGCCCCGTGCGGGTACGTCGCCGGCTCGTCGCCGGTGTCGCCGCCGTCTCCCTCGTCGTCATCGCCGCCGGCGCACCGGCGATCCTCCTCGCCTCCGACGACCTGACGGAGTCCCAGCGGCTCGTCACCCTCGCCGAAGTCAACCGGCAGGCCGTGACCCTCGCCCACTCCCTCGCCGACGAACGCGACGAGGTCACCGCGTACATCGCGGCCGGCCGCGAGGACCAGCAGGGCGAGAAGAAGGACCGCCGCGAGATCTCCGGCAACGGCAGCGCCCGCGTCGACCGTCAGATCGACGAGATCCGCGGCAACGTCCCGGCCGACCACGCCGACCTCGGCCGCGATCTCGCCGCCGTGCCCTCGGTCCGGCGCACCGCGCTCACCGGCAAGGGCAGCGCCCTGGAGGCGTACAAGGCGTACACCGACATCATCGCCGGGCTGCACGCGCTCGCCGACGACCTGGCCGAGAAGACCCCGGCCCGCGCCGCCGACGCCGGTCGCGCGCCGTCCGCGCTCGGCCTCGCCGTCGAGCAGGCCTCCGCCACCCGCGGACTGCTGCTCGCCGCGCTCTCCGTGCCCGGCCCCTCGAACGACGGCCCCTCCTTCGACCCGATCACCGGACTGCCCGTCGAGGACGAGGACGACGCCAAGACCGAGGCCGCCCGCAACGTCCTCAGCGGCGCCGCCCAGCAGGCCCGCGTCCGCGAACTCGCCGCGCTCGCCGACTTCGACCAGGCCGCGAGCAGCGAGGCCAGGAGCCGGCTCAGCGCCACCGTCACCGGCCCCGAGGTGAAGACCGCCGAGGCCTATCTCGGCCGTCTCACCGACCAGCCCGAACTCTCCGAGAAGGACCGCAAGTCCAACCGCGAGAAGCTCGAATCCGCGCTCTCCGCCCGGATCGAGCAGATGCGCGGCGCCGAGTCCGCGCTCGCCTCCTCCCAGGTCGAGCGCCTGGAGCAGCTCCGCGACGACGACGTCACCGACCTGGAGCTGCGCATCGCGCTGCTCGGCGGCTGCCTGCTCGTCACCATCGGCATCTCCGCGGCCGTCGCCCGGAGCCTCACCCGCCCGCTCGCCGTGCTCCGGATCGGCGCCGCCCGGCTCGCCGCGACGCCCGAGGCCGGGGAGCCGGTCCGCTTCACCGGCCGCAACGACGAGTTCGCCCAGGTCGTCCGGTCCCTCAACACTCTGCACGGAAAGCTGCTGGACCTCGGCGCCCGGGCCGAGCGGCTGGACGCCGAGCGCGGAGAACTGACCGCCACCCGCGAGGAGCTCGCCGCGCAGCGCGCCGAGCTCCAGCAGCGCGCCGCCGAGGTCACCGACCAGCTCGAGAAGATGCGGCGCACCGTCAGCCACACCTTCGTCAATCTCGCCCTGCGCACCCTCGGACTGGTCGAGCGGCAGCTCGGCGTCATCGAGAAGCTGGAGGAGCGCGAACAGGACCCGGACCGGCTCGCGACCCTCTTCAAGCTGGACCACATGGCCACGGTCATGCGCCGGCACAGCGAGAACCTGCTGGTCCTGGCCGGCTCCGAGCACGGGCACAGCCACCCGGGACCGGTGCCGCTGGTCGACGTGATGCGTGCCGCGGTCAGCGAGATCGAGCGGTACGAGCGCATCACCATCCAGTCGCTGCCGCCGCACGCCCATGTCGCCGGGTTCGCCGCGGACGACCTGAGCCATCTCGTGGCGGAACTGCTGGAGAACGCCACGTCCTTCTCGCCGCCGGACGCACAGGTCCAGCTCTCCGGCTGGCTGCTGGAGAGCGGCGAGGTCATGCTCTCCGTCCAGGACGAGGGCATCGGCATGACCGCCGACCGGCTGGACGACCTCAACGCGAAGCTCGCCGCGCCGGAGCGGCCCGGCGACCTCGAACCCGGTCTGGACGGGGAGGGCCTCGGGCTGCGGGTGGCCGGGCTGCTGTCCCGCCGCCACGGCATCCGTGTCCAGCTGCGCGAGCAGAAGCAGGGCGGCATCGCCGCGGTGGTCGTCCTCCCGCAGGCGCTGCTGCCGACCGGGCCGCCGACCGCCACTCCGCAGTCGGCGCCCGTCCCGGGCGGCGCTCCCGCGCTGAACCTCCCCGGTTCGGTCGCGGAGGCCAACTCCAACGCCCTGCCCGGCCGTCGCCCGTCCGCCGGTGACCCGTCCACCGGTGACCCGTCCACCGGTGACCCGCTCGCCGGTGACCCGCTCGTCGCTGCCGCGGAGGACGCCGTCCGCGCGGCGGAGAGCGAGCAGCCGCGAGGGGTGGACCAGGAGGCCGTGAACGAGGCGGCGCCGGCCGAGCCCGGGACGACGATTCCCGCGCCCCGGCGTGAGCCGGAGCCGCCGTTCGGGCCCGAGCCGGTGATCCCCGCGGCGCGGCAGGAGCAGGAGCCGACGGCCGAGGCCGAAGCAGGGGCCTTCGCCGACGAGGCCGAGCGCGTCTTTGAGCCGCGACCCGAGTACGTCTTCGACGATGTGTCCGGGCCGGGACCCGAGTACGTCTCCGACGACGTGCCCGGGCAGGTGTCCGAGCCGGAGGACGCGTACCTCTCCGACGACGTACCCGGGCACGACGCCGAGTCCGGGCACGACGCCGAGCCCGAGTCGGCCCCCACCCCGGAGACCACCCTCCAGGTCCGTCTGCCGCACCCGTCGCCGGAGCCCGACGCCCACGAGCGTGTGGCCGACGCCGCCGACCAGTCGGATCACGCGGACATGACCGGCGGCGATGCCGGGGAGGCGGTCACCGACAAGGGTCTGCCCAAGCGCACCCCCAAGGTCGTCGCCCCCGCCGGGGCGCCCCAGGAGCGCCCCCGGTCCGTCGACGCCGAAGATCTCCGGCGCCGCCTCGGAGGCTTCCACCAGGGTGCGAAGGACGGGCGCCGCGACGTGGAGGCGGAGTTCGCCGAGGCCACCGGCCGGACGGAGAGCGCCGCCCCCACAGGGACCACGGAACAGAAGGCTCAGAACGAGGATTCGGGGGACATCGTCGAGGAGGCACGTAGTTGA
- a CDS encoding roadblock/LC7 domain-containing protein, producing MTATGTFGLSSEARNLHWLLGNLVEEVPGVRSVAVVSSDGLLLLSSDPAHTAAPATTKRQDGPRGSSADLATIVSGIGSLTIGAARLMDGGGVKQTMVAMAEGSLFVMSISDGSLLGVHANADCDMSVVAYHMALFVGRAGHVLTPEVRSELRKSLESAQ from the coding sequence TTGACCGCGACCGGAACATTCGGGCTGAGCAGTGAAGCCCGCAACCTTCACTGGCTGTTGGGCAACCTCGTCGAGGAGGTACCGGGAGTCCGCTCCGTCGCGGTCGTCTCCTCCGACGGCCTCCTCCTGCTGTCGTCGGACCCGGCGCACACCGCCGCCCCCGCCACCACCAAGCGCCAGGACGGCCCGCGCGGTTCCAGCGCCGACCTCGCCACCATCGTCTCCGGCATCGGCAGCCTCACCATCGGCGCCGCCCGGCTGATGGACGGCGGCGGAGTCAAGCAGACCATGGTCGCGATGGCGGAGGGCAGCCTCTTCGTGATGTCCATCAGCGACGGCTCGCTGCTCGGCGTGCACGCCAACGCCGACTGCGACATGAGCGTCGTCGCGTACCACATGGCGCTCTTCGTCGGCCGCGCCGGACACGTACTCACCCCCGAAGTCCGCAGTGAGCTGCGCAAATCGTTGGAGAGCGCCCAATGA
- a CDS encoding DUF742 domain-containing protein: MTSAAQPAPRLPMRGDGKRPARVRPYSLTGGRTRFGHVLLVETFVAALEAADERKELTNGNLTSRVMPEMLAIVELCRRMRTVAEISALLKMPLGVVRVLLSDLADQGRIRVYGTGHGDGRPDRALLERVLSGLRRL, encoded by the coding sequence ATGACGTCCGCCGCCCAGCCCGCCCCCCGGCTTCCGATGCGCGGTGACGGCAAACGCCCGGCCCGCGTCCGCCCGTACTCGCTCACCGGTGGCCGCACCCGGTTCGGCCACGTCCTCCTCGTCGAGACGTTCGTCGCGGCGCTGGAAGCGGCCGACGAGCGCAAGGAACTGACGAACGGGAACCTCACCTCCCGCGTCATGCCGGAGATGCTGGCCATCGTCGAACTCTGCCGCCGGATGCGAACGGTCGCCGAGATCTCCGCACTGCTGAAGATGCCCCTGGGCGTGGTCCGGGTGCTGCTCAGCGACCTCGCGGACCAAGGAAGGATACGCGTGTATGGGACCGGGCACGGCGATGGCCGCCCCGACCGCGCGCTGCTCGAAAGGGTGCTGAGTGGACTCCGTCGTCTCTGA
- a CDS encoding GTP-binding protein → MDSVVSDLPAAVEDENVQAWQNDRTRAPIATKIVVAGGFGVGKTTFVGSVSEITPLQTEALMTQASEGTDDLTATPGKLTTTVAMDFGRITLDDDLVLYLFGTPGQQRFWFMWDDLVRGAIGAVVMADTRRLKDCFPALDYFESCGLPYVVAVNHFEGTPAYEAEDVREALTVPAHVPVVIMDARQRITVIESLLALVGHALDATPE, encoded by the coding sequence GTGGACTCCGTCGTCTCTGACCTCCCCGCCGCCGTGGAGGACGAGAACGTCCAGGCCTGGCAGAACGACCGCACCCGCGCACCGATCGCCACCAAGATCGTGGTCGCGGGCGGCTTCGGCGTCGGCAAGACGACCTTCGTGGGGTCCGTCTCCGAGATCACGCCGCTGCAGACCGAGGCGCTGATGACCCAGGCGAGCGAGGGGACCGACGACCTCACCGCGACGCCGGGCAAACTCACCACGACCGTCGCGATGGACTTCGGACGGATCACCCTCGACGACGACCTCGTGCTGTACCTCTTCGGCACCCCGGGCCAGCAGCGCTTCTGGTTCATGTGGGACGACCTCGTCCGGGGCGCGATCGGCGCGGTGGTGATGGCCGACACCCGCCGGCTGAAGGACTGCTTCCCCGCGCTCGACTACTTCGAGAGCTGCGGACTGCCCTACGTCGTCGCCGTCAACCACTTCGAGGGGACCCCTGCCTACGAGGCCGAGGACGTCCGGGAGGCCCTGACCGTTCCGGCCCACGTCCCTGTCGTGATCATGGATGCGCGTCAGCGGATCACGGTGATCGAGTCGCTGCTCGCGCTGGTGGGCCACGCGCTCGACGCCACCCCCGAATAG